GACTCCTCTGAAACATTTATGATGGATCAGATGTGCATTGCTTTTGTGTGCATAAGTTTTAGTTCATGTTAGccgtttttgttttcaatgaatGTTGATTCTGTCACCTGTTAATATTAGAgagaattatttatttcatttatatgaCGGCTCCCGACTTTTTTATATAATTCatataattaaattatattattattataataataataataatatgtgtgcAGAGGTTGTTAATGTACAATGTCACATTAGATCGTTACAACTTTCCAATTTCCTGGCTATGAAAAAAACAGGATCATCATGTGAACTGTGCTACAGCGTCACTAGGCAAAGGCTGATTGGTGGACACTGACCCGTGTACTCCACCTCCACGTCAGCGAGGGCCTTCAGCGTGTTCTCGAAGGTGACGCTGTCGAGGGCCAGCGCTCCGATGGCGTCATACACGGCCTTGGTGTTGACGATGAGCTCCTCGGAGAGCTGCTGGATCTGCTCAGGGTTCAGGTCCCAACGGAGCCGGTTCTCTGCGCAGACCGGCACCGCGGTGCCAGACACCACCTCACCTGGGACCGGACATAAGGGGACAGGTCAGTGCTTCTGGTGTGCTCGCTCAAATTAGGACAGAatgtttctgtgtttacttgtgaTGTATATCATTGGATTAGTAGCTCACATTAACACATAAGCAGCATGTTTATGTCACAGTTGGTAAACCTGCAAAATCAGCAGTGTATCCAATACTTGTTCTCCACTGTATACAGTTCCGCAAAATGTTGATCATTTGGTTTTTGATCTGTGCTCGTTGTGCAGGAACTGACGATATGTGGCATGTATTGAAGTATTTTGGATTGACACTCCCTTTTGGAATCATTAAAGTCACGATTAGAACACTATAGCTCAATTGGGCCTTAATAAAGAACATCACCGAATGAACACCGTTACAGGAACTTTAATCTACAACGATTTGGAAATTAAAAAATTccattaatcatttttattcactAAATTATTAAACAGTAAACATTAGCATGAATGGATTACCTAAATACAAAGATGACTAAATCACAAATTAGCACATGTGAGCGTTGCTCGACACACTATCTCAACCTATTCCTGATCAGGTAAACACATTCCTACATACTCACACAAGAGCTGAATATCACTTGGCTCTGTCCTCATTTCATTAATATACTGGAGTCATCACACATTATATCAAACAAATCCATCAACTCATCAAAACAGGAACCCTGTTGTCATTTTCATTCTGTTTGACTAAAAGGTTATTACAATAGCCAACTATGTTATTATATATCACATATTTATTGTACATATTATAATGGTATTTAttcaatatttgtattatttaatttttgcAAAGCTTGATAACGCCAGTCTGCTTTTCCACCAAAATCAAAGATATAATTTGATAAAACAAATACCACATTCTACGCTACTCTAACGGTTCCATGGCTCAATGAATGAGCACTGtgagctaacatgctaacgtgGATCAATTACAATTAATGCAGGCTGCAAAGAAACGAGCCACCAATATAACTCAACGGGGTTATTGCTTCGTTCATGTTTTTATGAGGATATACTCCACCGAGAGCTAAAATAATGCTTCAGGTAAATTCTAATCAACGGACAGGTAACAGCCTAAACGTCACAGCACAGCTGCTCAGCTAACGGAAGCTAACAGTGACGTTAAACTAGCACAGACACACTCAGAGCAAATGAAATGTAACGATCACAAAGACAGTCAGAGACCAAACAAGCGGCCATGGTCCAGTCACGTTAAAAGCACCAGGACATGACTCACCTGTCGGCCCCATGGTTCAGGTATTAAGTGAAGCTTCGGtaggttgtgtggtgaacgGACAGGCGGCAAAGTGCAGGACGAGGAGGCTGCACCGGAAGAAGAATGAAATGCATGGtccaacatttcaaaataaagccccACATTCCTATCTGCTCAATCACACTGGGACAGATGTATTTTTAAACGTATTTAGTGCCATGTGAAGTTGTAGAATAGCACAGATAGACCACtagcacctgcccttttgccctgcATGACAAAAGAGCCCCTTCTGCTGGAACCCAACGTACCCAAAATGCCTTGTTggtgtgagaggtcagaggagaatgggcagACTGGTTGGAGATGATAGAAAGGCAGCAGGAACTCAACGATCCACTTGTTACAACCAAGGAATGAAGAACACCATCTCTGAACCATTCAGATGGTTGGAgtaaacaacatgaaagcatGGCTTTGTACAACACTTCAGGCTGGTGGTATAATGGTGGGGGGGATATTTTCTTGCCACACTTTGGgctttacatatatatttaccaGCTGTTTTTCCGGCTGGTTAACTGGTAACTTTACACCGGAAACCAGCCCCACGCGCTACCTCACCGGCGCCTAGTGTGACGACGTAACTCCGCGtcatgctaactagctagctgaATGACGGCTACGATTACTCGAAGGAGCGGAGCTAACATCACCTTATCCATTACCAGGCTCATCGATactgagacacagagacagctgGTAGGTCAAATGCATCGCTCTGCCACCGGGTCCGACGAGGCAGCGCGGCACGTTTCTCGTACGTCAGCGCCGCTGCAGTGAACGTAAAGGGGTCGGCTAGCTGTTAGCGTGGTGCCGTTGTAACGGGAGTTGATGTCACGTCACGCCAAGCCCCTTTTAAAACGGCATTACAACATGACCtggctttttttggggggggttacaAACTAACCTACGCGCCTTCTGGAGTATACTTTGAACTAATTACGTAATGCACTTTAAAACAATTTCCTATTCGGCGTACACCAAATACACAAATGTGTGCTCAAATAATTACTGTTAAGTCTTCTAACAGCACGTTCGCCCATTGTTATCGCAAGGGCAATGCGATGTGTAACGCCAAGTGTCAATCTGTTCTTTTGCTCTCCGATAAAACTGTTTacttaaaaaatgtgatttaaagaGAAGCGTACGTAATCTCATACCTAACACTGGTTTCTGCTGCTGATATCCAAAGTTAAACTGCCAGAACTTCCCACGGTTTGCTAGCGTTACACGTTTAAGTCACTTAACTTTACCATCACTTGTCCGCTTGTTTTATCACACATGTATGAATACACGAACATGGCCAGTATCCGCTGTTAGCTGTAAGCGTTGCTAAGCATTCCACGTTAGACTTAGTCGGAGTTGCTAGAATATTCGACATGCTAATGCTAAAGGAGGCTAGCTACACCGATGCCGTTAGAGCGGTGCAGTGGAAGAAAAGTTGATTTAAAGGAAGTGGATGAAGAACAGTAATTTCAAAAGTAATTAAAGCTGTTTGGAAAATGTTGTGATGACTGAAATATTATATTCAATTGTACCGAGTAAGACTCCACGACTGGAATGATGTAAATCCAATGTAAAAGTTTAGAATTGATAAGGTATTTACAACGTGTTTTGTGTGCATGACGATTCTTGACATATCTCGTCGTGCATCGTCATCTTCTTTTCTGGCTGCTTTTCCTTCATCTTGTTGCTGTTTTGACTTTTGCAGGGTCTCTCTCCCACGGTGACCACAGCCTGAGCCTCCGCCGCCATGACGGACAACAAGCGCCTCGCTTTCTCCATCCTCCAGTTCCTCCATGACCAGCTCCAGTCAGGGAGTCTGACCTCAGGCGCCCAGGAGAGTCTGGAAGGTGAGTTCCAAGTGCAAAAAGAATACACAACTAAATCAGCAGACTGTGTCATATTGTGCGTTTACCATTTTAGTATGTCAGGGTATGAACTCTGTTCACTGAACAAACGTGTCATAAATCGCTATTTCCATCATGAGCTGATGAGAGTTTGATTCAGAGTGGTAGAAGTGTGATGAGCTGTTGGAATCTTCTCCGCTGATCATCTTTTTGACCATTATCCAAActatatttttcattcattgatCAATGAGTTTTACTGATCATCTTGATACTTTTAAATTAGGACCTGAGGTATTTTTTTGATCAATAGCTTGTGGAAACAAGTACAGTATCTACAGCTGTAAATCCAATCCTTCGGACATTGAATCAACACGTATCATATGCATTATGAAAAATGTCTGACCTGGTATCTGCAGATAATAAAAGTCTTTGATCAGTTCATCCATACCTGTCATCGTtgctttgattgattttataaaTTGTTTCCCATTTGCGCCCAgattaaactgttattttccTGCCAAAACACTGATGTATAATTGAGACAAACTAATGGAGATGCATCTGTTGAGTGTCATGGTATTTTGACTCGGTGAATCATTCTGGCTTTCAACTTGGTTGGACTTGGCACGTCCTGCAGTTGCTGTTCAGTGCTTGGAGACGGCATTTGAAATCACGACCGACGACAAGACCCTCGCCGTCCCCATGACGTTACCAGAGATCTTCGCCTCAGCCACAGACAAGGTAAGCGAGCCTGTGTGACCGTGACGAGTAAAATATAACGGATTAAAACCGGGACATTTGTTGGCCTCTTTGGACCTGTTTCTGTGCACGCAATAAAGTAATTCTACCCGGGGATGTCTGAATTACTCTTTGTGTGCGCGTCTTTCAGCTTCCAGTTGAGTCGCATGTCAACAACAACTCTGCTCCTCCACAACCGCCAAACTCCCTCACCGAGgaacagagagaagaggcagaGGCGCTTAAAACCGACGGTGAGACTCCTCCTCAGACGTCTGCCACAAAGAGGATTGGTCTTTTTAGACTGGTTCCTGTTGCTTTGGGTTTTGTCACCGATTTAGTTTGTCACGAATGAGGGTTTACGTTGTCCTCCGTAGGTAATGACCAAATGAAAGTGGAGAATTTTGCAGCTGCTGTTGAGTTTTACTCAAAGGCCATCGCCATCAACCCTGAGAATGCCGTCTATTACTGCAACAGGTCAGTCCAGCGCTTCTATAcgctgtctttttttcttttgttgctgtgGCAACAACAAAGGCAGCCacgtcattttatttaaaaccaatAAAAGTCCAGACACTGCTTGAGTCTTGGACGAAAGTTGGTCATGtgcctgtttttctttcaaaacatcCAGCCTTACTCAAGTTATCCAGGTCAGTCCTAGTTTTCAAGTGATTTGTAGAAGTGGTTAACTCTGGGTTACCAAGTTACCTCTGTAGTCATCCAGAGACTCGGCCCACTGCAGCTTCTCTTCATGGCGGCTTTGTTTGTACTGTAATCCAAGGCGGCAGATATCAAAGTCCATTTGAGTTTTAACAAGTAGAGCGCAGCTGCTTCATGATGCAGAACAATTTGTGAATGCATTCTGGATAAGATGAGCTAGGTTACAGTgaaggtgtgtgtatgtgcatgttttGAAGAGAATAATGAATTCTTCACAATCCATCCAAGTGATTTCAGTGTACAATTACACGTGAATTAAGTGTATTACACATGACATGTTGCTTTGTCTTTGTATAAAAGTGGTTCCTGTCTTTCTCTGAATTCAGTCATTGCAACCGGCACTCAAAGTATATCCTTTTTGTGCTTGTGCAGGGCTGCAGCGTACAGTAAACTAGGGAACTACGCGGGAGCGGTGCAGGACTGTGAACAGGCCATCAGCATCGACCCAAACTACAGCAAAGCCTACGGGAGGATGGGGTAAGGAAAGCAGCTCTTCTCATCATCGACCTTCAGTAACAACCTCATCTCCTGAAATGCAGaagagtcagaggagggataAGGTCCACAACCAAAGGCTGGCTGCGCCGCTACGCTTTGGTCCCAATAAGTGCTGATGTCACACGGGATTCATGTATTCTCACTCTAAAGGCTTGAGTGTCCTGATCAAAGTACTCATGTGTTCTGTCATCACCCGGTTTCAGTTTGGCTCTGGCCAgcctcaacaaacacacagaagcagCAACTTACTATAAGAAAGCTCTGGAGCTCGACCCTGACAACGACACGTACAAAGCCAACCTGAAGATcgcagaggagaagatggaaacGTCCAGCCCAGTAAGAACAGGACAGAAGTAAACTGCTTATTCTGAACCAGGGATGCTGTGACGAGTCCCTCCTTATACACGTGTGTCTCTCTTTGTCAGACAGCAGGGATGGGCGGAGTAGATCTGGCCGGTCTGCTCAGTAACCCCGGCTTCATGAACATGGTGAGAGCTCATTCTGGTTCTTCTGTCTGAATTATTAGAAACccctcatcattattattatatagtgTACTACAGCCACACTCCGCAGTGTGGGGTTAGAGGTGGGACAAGCTTCTCCGAGTGTCTTCTCTGCACATCCTTTTGGACCTCTGCTTAGTGAGCCACTGAAACGTTTTATGGAAGATCTAAACATCTGTCTCCCTGCAGGCGTCCTCTCTGATGACCAATCCTCAGGTTCAGCAGCTGTAAGTTGATTTAGCTTTTTCTCTGCAAATATTTGCTCTTTGGCGTTTGTTTAAGGGTATTCTCTCTTTCAGGATGTCGGGGATGATGTCAGGAGCGTATGGTGGGATGCCAGGAGGAGCCagtgagggaggtggaggactaGGTGGAGGACTAGGAGGGCTGGGAAATTTAGGCGGACTAGGGGGAGGATTAGGCGGATTAGGCGGATTGGGCGGACTAGGGGGAGGGCaaatagcagcagcaggagggcaAGCAGGGGGAgtaggaggaggactcggaggaggacagggaggcGGAATAGGCGCGGGAGTAGCAGGAAGTGCGGCGCCCTCCGGAGCCGGTGCTACGGGCGGAGATTTGTCAGGACTGATCCAGGCGTAAGTACCCTGCGGTCTCTTGGAGGGTTTGTAAAGTGTCAGGAGGTTCACAGTGTCCCATttgctgattttttttgtttttgcagaggTCAGCAGTTTGCTCAGCAAATGCAGCAGCAGAACCCCGAACTCATAGAACAGCTGAGGAGTCAGATCCGCAACCGAACGCCCAGCGCGGGAAACGAGGAGCAGCCGTGACACTCAGACACGGTAATGTTTCAACTTCATCGCTTCTGCTTTGAAAGCAAAGGATATAACAACACAGACATTATGCACAGTAACAGGAGCATGATGTCAGTGATGACCTCACTTTGCTTGTTGGGACATTTTCTTAGTATGACAAGTAGCttaaaaatgtgtattatgTACAGTACTTGTACTGAATGTAGGCACGAAGCCTGATGAAATGAGTGAACTGTTGGGCTCTGAATGTCTCTGCTAAAAACGTATCATGATGAAGAAATCGAAGTAGAGGTCAGACATTTCGCTCAGTTGCAGCTTCATTGGTGAATAGAGCGGATGTCCCAGCGCGCTCACGCCTCCTGCTGTTGGCTCTGGTTTTTAACTTGCATGTTGGCAGCTGTTAACGTgtgtcttcctgtctctgtTTCAGGTCGGACAGGTTTGCTTGTGGATGAGACGAGCTGTTATGGATCATTTATATCTCGAAGGACTAaaaggaagttttttttttgttttccccctACATCACTTAACAGCTGCTGCACGAGAGAACAAGGAGCTCCATCAGCTTCCTTCAGGAGCTACGCCACCAAAAGAGAACCACTTCCCGCTTCTCTGTGTGGTTTTCATAAAGCTGATTTTGACATTTACCACTGTGCTACCAAACACAGATTCATTCTACTGCATCTGAATACATTGATGCTCTAATAGGAACATGGCTATTAAAACAACAGAGTTTAAAAACAGAGGCTTGACATGTCTTCTTaaaaccacacagctgaatttcaaatgttttgtccATTACCCTTTTCTGCTCttagtgtgtgtggtggggggggagaagtgaGCGTATGAGTGTAGGTTAATtttgcctgcgtgtgtgtttgtgtcacgttGAGTTGTGATGAGGCAGAACGCTTTCACCGTCTTGGCAATTAAAAAGAGCCTAAACTTTTTCTACTTTGCTCCTGTCTGATGATTGACGGTGTTCTGCCTTGCTTTCCTTGTCAGCAGCCT
This Gasterosteus aculeatus chromosome 8, fGasAcu3.hap1.1, whole genome shotgun sequence DNA region includes the following protein-coding sequences:
- the sgta gene encoding small glutamine-rich tetratricopeptide repeat-containing protein alpha; this encodes MTDNKRLAFSILQFLHDQLQSGSLTSGAQESLEVAVQCLETAFEITTDDKTLAVPMTLPEIFASATDKLPVESHVNNNSAPPQPPNSLTEEQREEAEALKTDGNDQMKVENFAAAVEFYSKAIAINPENAVYYCNRAAAYSKLGNYAGAVQDCEQAISIDPNYSKAYGRMGLALASLNKHTEAATYYKKALELDPDNDTYKANLKIAEEKMETSSPTAGMGGVDLAGLLSNPGFMNMASSLMTNPQVQQLMSGMMSGAYGGMPGGASEGGGGLGGGLGGLGNLGGLGGGLGGLGGLGGLGGGQIAAAGGQAGGVGGGLGGGQGGGIGAGVAGSAAPSGAGATGGDLSGLIQAGQQFAQQMQQQNPELIEQLRSQIRNRTPSAGNEEQP